From a single Sinorhizobium sp. RAC02 genomic region:
- a CDS encoding hemolysin III family protein — translation MEIKGIKWNYDRYEVIADGIVHGVGLVLALIGVTALIFYATVWASSGQLAAAWVYGVGLVLVLATSFAYNLWPVSNVKWHLRRFDHSAIFILIAGTYTPFLQRGIEDPFLAGMLVFLWLMAAAGVALKFLFPGRFDRLAILIYLGMGWSGVLAFGPLMTHLSTATLTLIVVGGLLYSVGVIFHIWEKLRFQNAIWHGFVVAAAAVHYSAVVTSVVSSI, via the coding sequence GTGGAAATCAAGGGCATCAAGTGGAACTATGACCGCTACGAGGTCATCGCCGATGGCATCGTGCATGGCGTCGGCTTGGTCTTGGCGCTGATCGGCGTCACGGCGCTGATCTTCTATGCCACCGTCTGGGCGTCGAGCGGCCAGCTGGCTGCGGCCTGGGTCTATGGCGTCGGCCTGGTGCTCGTGCTCGCCACCTCCTTTGCCTACAATCTCTGGCCGGTCTCCAACGTAAAATGGCACCTGCGCCGCTTCGACCATTCGGCGATTTTCATCCTGATCGCCGGCACATATACGCCGTTCCTGCAACGCGGCATCGAGGACCCCTTTCTGGCCGGCATGCTGGTCTTCCTCTGGCTGATGGCGGCGGCCGGCGTGGCGCTGAAATTCCTCTTTCCCGGTCGCTTCGACCGGCTGGCGATCCTCATCTATCTCGGTATGGGCTGGAGCGGCGTGCTCGCCTTCGGTCCGCTGATGACGCATCTGTCCACCGCGACGCTGACGCTGATCGTGGTCGGCGGGCTGCTCTATTCGGTCGGCGTCATCTTCCATATCTGGGAGAAGCTGCGCTTCCAGAACGCCATCTGGCATGGCTTCGTGGTGGCCGCGGCCGCCGTGCACTACTCGGCGGTCGTCACCAGCGTCGTTTCCAGCATCTGA